In the Theobroma cacao cultivar B97-61/B2 chromosome 1, Criollo_cocoa_genome_V2, whole genome shotgun sequence genome, one interval contains:
- the LOC18611755 gene encoding probable plastid-lipid-associated protein 7, chloroplastic isoform X2 — protein MPANLDMALSYFPSSRHELGLYFPFPKTKGAKLFVPTTAFMSNKLIQPAILAPQVVPPISKIKARVRTCRVVSATYPMTKGNGFRPTHTTKVAEQNAGLVGEEDVQDLKTLSQLKTKLYQEVNGINRGIFGVPSSKKSDIEALVKLLESQNPTPDPTLNLDKVGGCWKLVYSTITILGSKRTKLGLRDIITLGEFFQTIDVEKSKAVNVIEFNARGLSLLNGKLTIEASFKIASKSRVDINYDNSTITPDQLMNVFRKNYNMLLAIFNPEGWLEITYVDDTMRIGRDDKGNTFILERSEEDISVLT, from the exons ATGCCAGCTAACCTTGACATGGCCCTGAGCTACTTCCCCTCGTCTAGACATGAACTTGggctttattttcctttcccAAAGACGAAGGGAGCAAAACTTTTTGTACCAACGACTGCATTCATGTCCAACAAGCTTATCCAACCAGCAATCCTAGCTCCCCAAGTGGTTCCTCCGATATCCAAAATCAAAGCAAGGGTGAGAACTTGCAGAGTGGTCTCAGCCACATATCCAATGACAAAGGGCAATGGATTTAGGCCTACTCATACTACCAAGGTTGCCGAGCAGAACGCTGGCTTAGTCGGTGAGGAAGATGTACAAGATCTTAAAACACTTTCCCAGCTCAAAACTAAACTCTACCAGGAAGTCAACG GAATCAATAGAGGGATTTTTGGAGTACCATCCTCGAAGAAATCTGATATCGAGGCTCTGGTGAAGCTGCTAGAATCTCAGAACCCAACTCCAGATCCTACCTTAAATCTAGATAAG GTGGGTGGTTGCTGGAAGCTTGTTTACAGTACAATTACAATCTTGGGTTCAAAGAGAACAAAGCTGGGATTGAGAGATATCATCACCTTGGGAGAATTTTTCCAGACCATTGATGTTGAAAAG AGCAAAGCGGTTAACGTGATCGAGTTCAATGCCAGAGGATTGAGTTTGTTGAATGGGAAGCTGACGATTGAAGCGTCCTTCAAGATCGCATCCAAATCA AGAGTTGATATAAATTATGATAACTCAACGATCACTCCAGATCAG TTGATGAATGTGTTCCGGAAGAATTATAATATGTTGCTAGCTATCTTCAATCCAGAGGGGTGGCTGGAGATCAC ATATGTAGATGATACCATGAGGATAGGGAGAGATGACAAAGGAAATACCTTCATATTAGAAAGATCAGAAGAAGACATCAGTGTGTTGACTTAA
- the LOC18611755 gene encoding probable plastid-lipid-associated protein 7, chloroplastic isoform X1, translating into MPANLDMALSYFPSSRHELGLYFPFPKTKGAKLFVPTTAFMSNKLIQPAILAPQVVPPISKIKARVRTCRVVSATYPMTKGNGFRPTHTTKVAEQNAGLVGEEDVQDLKTLSQLKTKLYQEVNGINRGIFGVPSSKKSDIEALVKLLESQNPTPDPTLNLDKVGGCWKLVYSTITILGSKRTKLGLRDIITLGEFFQTIDVEKSKAVNVIEFNARGLSLLNGKLTIEASFKIASKSRVDINYDNSTITPDQLMNVFRKNYNMLLAIFNPEGWLEITYPFLSLLIYSPNILVFYLLEIGMVEKVVVPLLHVNTADM; encoded by the exons ATGCCAGCTAACCTTGACATGGCCCTGAGCTACTTCCCCTCGTCTAGACATGAACTTGggctttattttcctttcccAAAGACGAAGGGAGCAAAACTTTTTGTACCAACGACTGCATTCATGTCCAACAAGCTTATCCAACCAGCAATCCTAGCTCCCCAAGTGGTTCCTCCGATATCCAAAATCAAAGCAAGGGTGAGAACTTGCAGAGTGGTCTCAGCCACATATCCAATGACAAAGGGCAATGGATTTAGGCCTACTCATACTACCAAGGTTGCCGAGCAGAACGCTGGCTTAGTCGGTGAGGAAGATGTACAAGATCTTAAAACACTTTCCCAGCTCAAAACTAAACTCTACCAGGAAGTCAACG GAATCAATAGAGGGATTTTTGGAGTACCATCCTCGAAGAAATCTGATATCGAGGCTCTGGTGAAGCTGCTAGAATCTCAGAACCCAACTCCAGATCCTACCTTAAATCTAGATAAG GTGGGTGGTTGCTGGAAGCTTGTTTACAGTACAATTACAATCTTGGGTTCAAAGAGAACAAAGCTGGGATTGAGAGATATCATCACCTTGGGAGAATTTTTCCAGACCATTGATGTTGAAAAG AGCAAAGCGGTTAACGTGATCGAGTTCAATGCCAGAGGATTGAGTTTGTTGAATGGGAAGCTGACGATTGAAGCGTCCTTCAAGATCGCATCCAAATCA AGAGTTGATATAAATTATGATAACTCAACGATCACTCCAGATCAG TTGATGAATGTGTTCCGGAAGAATTATAATATGTTGCTAGCTATCTTCAATCCAGAGGGGTGGCTGGAGATCACGTATCCTTTCTTATCACTGCTGATTTACTCACCCAACATTTTAGTTTTCTACCTCCTTGAGATTGGGATGGTAGAGAAAGTGGTTGTTCCTTTACTTCATGTGAACACTGCAGATATGTAG